Proteins co-encoded in one Cyprinus carpio isolate SPL01 chromosome B5, ASM1834038v1, whole genome shotgun sequence genomic window:
- the LOC109104580 gene encoding noelin isoform X2, with the protein MQPASKLLSLTLLVLMGTELTQVLPANPEESWQVYSSAQDSEGRCVCTVVAPQQTMCSRDARTKQLRQLLEKVQNMTQSIQNLDQRTQKDLQYVQRMEVQLRGLESKFKQVEESHKQNIAKQYKAIKAKMEELRPMIPVLEEYKADAKLVMQFKEEVKNLTSVLSELQEEIGAFDYEELHNRVSNLEERLRACMQKLACGKLTGISDAITIKTSGSRYGSWMTDPLAPDGDTRVWYMDGYHNNRFVREYKSMVDFMYSDNFTSHRLPHPWSGTGQVVYNGSIYFNKFQSNTIIKFDFKTATISKSGQLDYAGYNNRYHYSWGGHSDIDLMVDEGGLWAVYATNQNAGNIVISKINPLTLQVIKSYTTNHPKRSAGEAFMICGTLYVTNGYSGGTKVYYAFHTNSSTYEYIDIPLQNKYSHISMLDYNPRDRALYAWNNGHQVLYNVTLFHVIRSEEL; encoded by the exons GTGCTGCCTGCTAACCCAGAGGAGTCGTGGCAGGTGTACAGCTCAGCTCAAGACAGCGAGGGCAGGTGTGTGTGCACTGTTGTGGCTCCTCAGCAGACCATGTGTTCACGGGATGCCAGGACCAAACAACTGAGACAGCTCCTGGAAAAA gtcCAGAATATGACTCAGTCCATCCAGAATCTTGACCAGAGGACCCAGAAAGACCTGCAGTATGTGCAAAGAATGGAGGTGCAGTTGAGAGGCCTGGAATCCAAGTTCAAACAGGTGGAGGAAAGCCACAAGCAGAATATCGCCAAGCAATACAAG GCCATAAAAGCGAAAATGGAGGAACTTAGGCCAATGATACCAGTGTTGGAGGAATACAAGGCCGATGCAAAATTGGTAATGCAGTTTAAAGAGGAGGTCAAGAATCTGACATCAGTGCTAAGTGAACTGCAGGAGGAGATCGGGGCCTTTGACTACGAGGAGCTTCACAACAGGGTGTCTAATCTTGAGGAGAGGCTTCGTGCATGCATGCAAAAATTAG CTTGTGGGAAGCTGACAGGGATAAGTGATGCTATAACCATAAAAACATCTGGATCAAGATATGGATCCTGGATGACTGATCCGCTTGCCCCTGACGGTGATACGCGG GTGTGGTACATGGACGGTTACCACAACAACCGCTTTGTCCGGGAATACAAGTCAATGGTCGACTTCATGTATTCGGACAATTTCACCTCACACCGGCTTCCTCACCCCTGGTCGGGCACAGGGCAGGTGGTCTACAACGGCTCCATCTACTTCAATAAGTTCCAAAGTAATACCATCATCAAATTCGACTTCAAGACAGCCACCATCAGCAAGTCCGGTCAGCTGGATTACGCCGGCTACAACAACCGTTACCACTATTCCTGGGGTGGTCATTCCGACATTGACCTCATGGTGGACGAAGGTGGGCTTTGGGCCGTCTAtgccaccaatcaaaacgcaGGGAACATTGTCATCAGCAAGATCAACCCACTGACCCTGCAGGTCATCAAAAGCTACACCACCAACCACCCAAAGAGGAGCGCAGGTGAGGCCTTCATGATCTGTGGGACACTTTATGTCACCAACGGATACTCAGGAGGGACAAAAGTCTACTATGCTTTCCATACCAACTCCTCTACTTACGAGTATATCGACATCCCCTTACAGAACAAGTATTCCCATATCTCCATGCTGGATTATAACCCTAGGGACAGAGCTCTTTACGCATGGAACAATGGACACCAGGTGCTGTATAACGTCACCTTGTTCCACGTCATTCGCTCTGAGGAACTCTAA